Proteins from a genomic interval of Papaver somniferum cultivar HN1 chromosome 4, ASM357369v1, whole genome shotgun sequence:
- the LOC113272384 gene encoding uncharacterized protein LOC113272384 has product MVWFKGHIPRHSFIGWLALHRSLKTRKKLLQWGCIEDAQCFLCMETIEDEDHLFCSCSFSSTIWQGILLILGYYRNCSLSWENEVKWCCDNFGSGGAVNTIKKLAFNSFIYHIWKERNKRLFSTHSNSMDVVSFDIVADVRLKVEALGLSDVDTATVKSFLDRWNVSCQLLKKKVIACT; this is encoded by the coding sequence ATGGTCTGGTTCAAGGGGCACATACCTAGGCATTCTTTTATTGGATGGTTGGCTTTGCATAGAAGTCTTAAGACAAGGAAAAAACTTCTCCAATGGGGTTGTATTGAAGATGCTCAATGTTTTCTGTGTATGGAGACCATTGAGGATGAAGATCATCTATTTTGCAGTTGCAGTTTCTCTTCCACTATTTGGCAAGGTATCCTTCTTATACTTGGTTACTATAGAAATTGTTCCCTCTCTTGGGAAAATGAAGTGAAGTGGTGTTGTGATAATTTTGGTAGTGGGGGAGCAGTAAATACCATCAAGAAACTTGCTTTTAATAGCTTCATCTACCATATATGGAAGGAAAGGAATAAAAGGTTGTTCTCTACCCACTCTAACTCTATGGATGTTGTTAGTTTCGATATTGTAGCTGATGTTAGACTGAAAGTGGAAGCTCTTGGGCTATCTGATGTTGATACTGCTACTGTCAAAAGTTTTTTAGATAGATGGAATGTTTCTTGTCAGCTGCTTAAGAAAAAAGTCATTGCCTGTACCTGA
- the LOC113275211 gene encoding tRNA 2'-phosphotransferase 1-like: MEIAIRMLFSSTASTNNASRLLLRFCVSISPPSSINAAAIPSSANIKYSSLFRFGALTSMDNYTNPSSSSSNSFSAFANSRTSGCGRGSNRGTQMRDGRGGGRGGGGGGGRGGGRGGGGGGGRGRGGGADKIDALGRLLSRVLRHMAVELGLNMRSDGYVKVDDLMKLDIKTFANIPLKSHTIDDIREAVRRDNKQRHGLLEENGELLIRANQGHTIKTVESESLLKPILSAEEAPVCVHGTYKRNLESILKSGLKRMERLHVHFSSGMPTDGEVISGMRRDVNIMIFLDVGKALKEGMKFYLSENKVILTEGFNGIVPVKYIMKIETWPGRQPVPF; this comes from the exons ATGGAAATTGCCATACGAATGTTGTTCTCCTCAACAGCGTCAACCAACAACGCATCTCGACTTCTTCTTCGATTCTGTGTGTCTATTTCTCCTCCATCCTCCATTAACGCTGCTGCTATTCCTAGTTCTGCAAATATCAAATACTCATCTCTATTCAGATTTGGTGCCCTAACTTCAATGGACAACTACACCAAtccctcttcttcttcgtctAATTCTTTTTCTGCTTTTGCTAATTCAAGAACAAG TGGTTGTGGTAGAGGAAGTAATAGAGGTACACAGATGAGAGATGGTCGAGGAGGAGgtcgcggtggtggtggtggtggaggaagaggaggaggtcgtggtggtggtgggggtgggggaagaggaagaggaggaggagctgataaaatcgATGCCCTTGGTAGACTCTT GTCAAGAGTATTGCGGCATATGGCTGTGGAATTGGGTTTGAATATGAGGAGTGATGGCTATGTGAAAGTGGATGATCTAATGAAGTTGGATATCAAAACATTCGCCAACATTCCGCTAAAGTCGCACACAATTGATGATATTAGAGAG GCAGTCAGGAGGGATAATAAACAGCGTCACGGCCTCTTGGAAGAGAATGGGGAGCTGTTGAtacgtgcaaaccaaggccacaCTATAAAG ACAGTTGAATCCGAGAGCTTATTAAAACCCATTCTTTCAGCTGAAGAAGCTCCAG TTTGTGTGCATGGAACCTATAAAAGAAATCTAGAGTCAATTTTGAAGAGCGGCCTTAAACGTATGGAAAGATTACATGTTCACTTTTCAAGTGGTATGCCAACTGATGGAGAAGTAATTAGCG GAATGCGGCGGGATGTTAATATCATGATTTTCTTAGATGTCGGCAAGGCTTTGAAAG AGGGAATGAAGTTTTATTTATCAGAAAATAAGGTGATTTTGACGGAAGGATTTAACGGTATTGTGCCTGTCAAATACATTATGAAGATTGAAACGTGGCCAGGTCGACAACCAGTACCGTTTTAG
- the LOC113275212 gene encoding UDP-glucuronate 4-epimerase 2-like: MTQLKTHQDGIPSTPGKIKMDRSPYIHRLRWQFSLAKLTFWSCLFLGLILLFFLRSTPSSSSSSYSLLSGTDSTRRSLVSTWGGPDWEKRVRDSSKIRSHNGISVLVTGAAGFVGTHVSAALKRRGDGVLGLDNFNDYYDPRLKRSRQARLERSGVFIVEGDINDSALLKKLFDVVAFTHVMHLAAQAGVRYAMQNPGSYVNSNIAGLVSLFEVCKSANPQPSIVWASSSSVYGLNNKVPFSERDRTDQPASLYAATKKAGEEIAHTYNHIYGLSITGLRFFTVYGPWGRPDMAYFFFTRDILKGKPIPIFEGPNHGTVARDFTYVDDIVKGCLGSLDTAEKSTGSGGKKKGPAQLRIFNLGNTSPVPVTTLVSILERLLKKKANRVMLKMPRNGDVQFTHANITLAQTELGYKPTTDLQTGLKKFVRWYLSYYSDSGSKKRSDE; encoded by the coding sequence ATGACACAGCTGAAAACACATCAAGACGGAATACCATCAACACCAGGGAAAATCAAAATGGATAGATCACCATACATTCATCGATTGAGATGGCAATTTTCATTAGCAAAATTAACATTTTGGTCTTGTTTGTTTCTAGGTTTAATCCTACTTTTCTTTTTGAGATCGacaccttcatcttcatcttcatcatactcATTATTATCAGGAACGGATTCAACTCGTAGATCTCTTGTGTCGACATGGGGAGGACCAGATTGGGAGAAGCGAGTGCGAGATTCATCTAAAATACGATCTCACAATGGTATATCTGTACTTGTTACAGGTGCTGCTGGTTTTGTTGGTACTCATGTATCTGCTGCTTTGAAAAGAAGAGGTGATGGTGTATTAGGTCTTGATAATTTCAATGATTATTATGATCCTAGATTGAAAAGATCTCGTCAAGCTAGACTCGAGAGAAGCGGTGTTTTTATCGTTGAAGGTGATATTAATGATTCTGCTCTACTTAAGAAATTATTTGATGTTGTTGCATTTACTCATGTTATGCATCTTGCTGCACAAGCTGGTGTTAGGTATGCTATGCAAAATCCTGGTTCTTATGTTAATAGTAATATTGCTGGTTTAGTTAGTTTGTTTGAAGTGTGCAAATCAGCTAATCCACAGCCATCTATTGTATGGGCATCCTCTAGTTCTGTGTATGGATTGAATAATAAAGTACCATTTTCTGAAAGAGATAGAACAGATCAACCTGCTAGTTTATATGCTGCTACAAAGAAAGCAGGTGAAGAGATTGCACATACTTATAACCACATATATGGTTTGTCCATCACTGGGTTGAGGTTTTTTACAGTTTATGGTCCTTGGGGTAGACCTGATATGGCTTACTTCTTTTTCACACGGGATATTTTGAAGGGGAAGCCGATTCCGATTTTTGAAGGACCAAATCATGGTACTGTTGCTAGGGATTTTacctatgttgatgatattgtcAAAGGGTGTTTGGGTTCGTTGGATACTGCTGAGAAAAGTACAGGCAGTGGTGGGAAGAAGAAAGGACCTGCTCAATTGAGGATTTTCAATCTGGGGAATACTTCGCCAGTGCCGGTTACAACTCTCGTGAGTATATTGGAGAGACTTTTGAAGAAGAAAGCCAACCGGGTTATGTTGAAAATGCCTAGAAATGGAGATGTGCAGTTTACTCATGCGAATATCACGTTGGCTCAGACGGAACTTGGTTATAAACCTACAACAGATTTGCAGACAGGGTTGAAGAAATTTGTCAGGTGGTATCTTAGTTACTATTCTGATTCTGGCAGCAAGAAGAGAAGCGACGAGTGA
- the LOC113272385 gene encoding 3-phosphoshikimate 1-carboxyvinyltransferase 2-like, which translates to MAQAQVSNIGKGLQGSCSKDLSKTQKPSTICSVWVFVVAAATKEKLSSLSEILLQPINEIYGVVKLPGSKSLSNRILLLAPLSGVNRFTTLLSPRKAYVEGDASSASYFLAGAEITGGTVTVEGCGTSSLQGDVRFAEVLEKMGAKVTWTENSVTDTGPPRDPFGKKHLCPVDVNMNKMPDVAMTLVVVALFVDDPTTVRDVASWRVKETERMIVICTELRKLGATVEEGPDYCVIIPSEKLNVTAIDTYDDHRMSMAFSLAACSDVPDTIKDPGCIRKTFPDYFEVLKKFTKH; encoded by the exons ATGGCGCAGGCGCAAGTTAGCAACATCGGTAAGGGTTTACAAGGGTCTTGTAGTAAAGATCTTTCTAAAACCCAGAAACCTAGTACCATATGTTCAGTTTG ggtatttgttgttgctgctgctactaAAGAGAAATTATCTTCTTTATCAGAGATTCTATTACAACCAATTAATGAAATCTATGGCGTTGTTAAACTCCCTGGTTCTAAATCTTTGTCTAATCGGATCCTTCTATTAGCACCTCTATCTGGGGTAAATAGATTTACTACGTTACT GTCTCCAAGAAAGGCTTATGTAGAAGGGGATGCATCGAGTGCCAGTTACTTCCTTGCAGGTGCGGAAATCACTGGTGGGACCGTCACCGTTGAAGGCTGTGGAACAAGCAGTTTGCAG GGTGATGTAAGATTTGCCGAGGTTCTTGAGAAAATGGGAGCTAAAGTTACTTGGACAGAAAACAGTGTTACTGACACAGGACCACCCAGAGATCCTTTTGGAAAGAAACACTTGTGCCCAGTTGATGTCAATATGAACAAAATGCCGGATGTTGCCATGACTCTTGTTGTGGTTGCACTTTTTGTTGATGACCCAACAACCGTAAGAGATG TGGCCAGCTGGAGAGTAAAGGAGACCGAAAGAATGATTGTTATCTGCACTGAATTAAGGAAG CTTGGCGCAACAGTGGAGGAAGGACCTGATTACTGTGTGATCATACCATCAGAGAAATTGAATGTTACAGCAATTGACACTTATGATGATCACAGAATGTCCATGGCATTCTCTCTAGCTGCCTGTTCTGATGTTCCTGACACCATTAAAGATCCAGGTTGTATCCGGAAAACTTTCCCCGActactttgaagttcttaaaAAGTTTACAAAGCATTAA